The following nucleotide sequence is from Candidatus Hydrogenedens sp..
TTGCCTATTCCTATTTTAGATGGAAGTTTAGTATTTATTTTAACAGTAGAAGCATTAAGAAAAAAACCACTAAGCCCAAAATTTCAAGAACGTTTCCAGCAAGTGGGACTTGTTATAATCCTATTACTTCTAATTTTAGTAAGCTGGAACGATATCAGACGAATACTTATAGATATAATTCCATAAATAAATTAATTTCTATTTTAACGCAATATTAACAAAGGAGACATGGTATGGGTGCAATTACATGTAAATTTGGTGGAACCTCACTCGCTGATGCCAATTGTATTAAGAAAGTAGCAGAAATTATTTATTCATCACATGATAGAAAATATATCGTCCCTTCTGCCCCAGGAAAAAGAACTGCAAACGATAAGAAAATTACAGACCTTCTATACTTATGGTATAACATCGCCCGAGAAGGATTAGACCCATCAGAACCCGAAAAAATTATCAGAGAACGTTTTTCAACTATAGTCTCGGAATTAGGTCTTAAATTAAATATAAACTCAGAGATAGATAATATTGCAAAAAATGCAGACAAATATGACACCCCTGATTATATGGCTTCACGTGGTGAATATCTCAACGGTAAGATTATTGCAGAATATCTAAATGCAACATTTGTTGACCCAGCCAGTTATATATTCTTTGACGAAACAGGTTCTTTAGATACAAAAACATACAATATCTTAGGAGAGAGATTACAAGGTTCAGGATTATTTGTTGTTCCAGGATTTTATGGGTCAATGCCCGACGGAACCATTAAAACATTTCCTCGAGGAGGAAGTGATATTACAGGTGCCATTGTTGCACGTGCTACTAAATCAATTCTATACGAGAACTGGACCGATGTCGATGGCTTTTGTATGGCTGACCCGAGAATTGTTCCCAATGCAAAAAGAATCGAAGAAATCACATATCAGGAGTTAAGGGAATTATCGTATATGGGTGCAACTGTTTTGCACGACGAATCAATTTACCCTGTACTGGAACCAGGAATTCCAATTCATATTAAAAACACAAAAAATCCCGATAACCCAGGAACATTAATAGTCCGAAGTAGAGTTCCGAAAGGACCTGTTTGTGGGGTTGCTGGCTTGGCGGGGTTCAGTATGATTAATATCGAAAAAACATTCATGAATAAAGAAAGGGGATTTGGATTAAAAGTACTATCAGTACTCGATGAATATGATATTCGTTGGGAACATATGCCCACAGGTATAGACACAATGTCTATCATCATACGAAACAGTGAATTAGGGAATAAAGGACCATTAATTGTTGAGGCAATAAAAAAACGGTGTGAAACAGATGATGTCACCTTAACCAAAGGACTTGCTATGATTGCCACAGTGGGCATGGGTATGAATCATCATATTGGGGTAGCCGCAAGGTTATGCACTGCATTAGCAAACGCCAAAGTAAATATCAGGGTTATTGACCAAGGTTCATCAGAAATGAATATCCTTGTCGGTGTTAACGAAAATGACCTGAACACTGCTATCGAAGCAATTTATAAAGCATTCGAAAATTGGGATTAAGCAAAGGTATTACCCATTTAATTTCAATAAAGATTAAAAAGGAAAAATCTTCTATGCGTGGAACAAAAATAATTTGCACCATGGGACCTGCAATAGAGAACAAAGAGATGATTCAGTCCTTAATCTCAGCAGGAATGGATATTGCCCGTCTCAACTTCTCCCATGGAACCCATGAAAGTCATAAAAATATGTTCCATGCCATACGAGAAGTAAGTAATACATTAGATAAAAAAATTGGAATCATTATTGACTTACAAGGTCCTAAAATTAGAACTGGTTTGCTTGAAAATCATAAATTGATTGAATTAATTAGGGGTAAATATATAACAATAACCACGGAGAACGTTGTAGGGAATTCAAACATAATATCAACTGATTATAAATTTCTTCCCGAAGAAATCCATATTGGGGATCGGATACTTCTTGCTGATGGGACAATGGAATTAAAAGTCGTTGAAATAACCCCACCAGAAGTTAAATGCGAAATTATCCGTGGAGGACTTTTAGGTGAACGGAAGGGAATGAACCTACCAGATATACCCATTAAAATTCCGTCTATGACAGAGAAAGATTGGGATGATCTTGATTTCGGGATATCTTTGGGTACTGATTATTTTGCACTATCTTTTGTTCGCTCTGCTAATGATATTTTACAAGTTAAAAAAAGACTCCAAGACAAAAGTAGTTCTGCAAAAATAATAGCCAAAATAGAACGTCCAGAAGCCTTAAAATGCATCGATGAAATCATAGAAGTTACAGACGCCTTACTTATTGCAAGAGGCGACCTTGCAGTTGAAACAACACTTGAAGAAGTACCTTTAGTTCAAAAAAGAATCATTCGAAAATGTAATCAGGCTGGAATTCCTGTTATAACTGCTACACAAATGTTGGAATCTATGACTGAACATCCTATCCCAACACGAGCAGAGATGACAGACGTTGCGAATGCAGTTCTTGATGGAACAGATGCAGTAATGCTATCTGCTGAAACAGCCACAGGCAAAAATCCAATTACAGTGGTAGAAGTTATGTCGAAAATAATCCAATGCGTCGAAAATGACCAAAAATATTTTGAATGCCCTTTTGATAACTTATGCAAATCATTTTCAGAACGAACAAAAATTTCACCAGAAATTCAAAAAATTGAAGATAGCGCCTCTGCTGTTGGTAAAGCAGTAAAACAACTCACCAATATATTAAATATCAAAGGAATTGCCTGCTTCACATTTTCAGGTTATTCAGCATTAGCCATATCAAATACAAAACCAAAAGTACCTATATATGCTTTAACACCAAATGATAATGTAGCAAGACAATGTTCCCTTTATTGGGGGGTTCAAGCAATTCTGATACCACCCGTCCAAACAATTGAGGAGATGTTACATATGGTTGAAAAGACATTAATTACACAAAAATATGTTGAACGAGGTGATATAATAGTCATTGTGGCTGGGTACCCTTTGTCTGTTGCTTGTCCAACAAATTTTATCAAGGTTCATGTTGTATAACATGGATAAAAAACAAAACACAGATTGGTATATTCAGGCTTTCGATAAATGGTATCCCATTGTTTATCAACAGCGGAACGAACAAGAAGCAAAAGAACAAGTCAATTTTGTGCTTTCCGAATTAGATTTATCTCCACATCACAAGGTCTTAGACCTATGTTGTGGTTATGGAAGACATATTCAATATATAAAAGAAAAAATACCCACTACCATAGGAATTGACATTTCTACATATCTCCTAAGAAAGGCACAGGAATCATTAAAAAATACAGTGATTATAGTTAGGGGTGACATTCGTTGTCTTCCCTTCAAACACAACACTTTCGATGCAGTGCTAAGTTTCTTTACAAGCTTCGGCTACTTTGCTAATGAAAAGGATAATATTAAACAAATAAAAAATGTATATAATGTATTAAAAGGAAATGGACTTTTCTTCCTCGATTATTTAAACCCTGAACAAGCAATAAATATTAAAATGAATAGAACAAAAAGAATTATTAATAACTACACTGTTATTGAAACACGTTGGTATGATGACAAAACAAAAATACTAAAGAAAAAAGTAGAAATATTTTCAGATGAAAATACAATAATGACAACTTATGTTGAACATGTTCGTATCTACATGTGTAGTGAATTAGAAACCATGTTAAAACAAAATAATTTTGCCATTATGAAAACATTTGGTGATTACAAAAAGAATAAATACACAGAACTCAGCCCAAGATTAATAATAGTTAGCAAAAAAAATGAATAAACTATACTTCGATTATTTAAATGGAAAAAATGATTTAAGAGAATTTTATTCTTGGCTCCCTGGTGATTCCATTGAAAACTTCCTTAATCAATACCTTAATCAAAGGGAAAAAGTGAGAGGAAATGAAAAAGAGGAAAACAAACAACATATCAATATCATTTCTGGACAACAACCTGCACTTTTAGGTGGTCCTTTTTATACCTTTTACAAGTTAGCTACATTAATAAACATATCAAATCACTATGGGAAAATAGTTGACCACCACTTAAAACCTATCTTCTGGGTTCATTCTTGGGATCATGATTGGGAAGAAGCATGTAATATCCATTTCCTAACGTATGATTATCAAATATATAAAATGAATTACAAAATTGAGGAAGAACAAAAAGGAAAATCACTTTATAAAATAGATATAAACGCAGAAAATATAATAAATGAGATAGAAACATTAATCTCAAAAGTAAAAGGTTCAGAATATACAAAAGAGATAAAGGAATTCCTATGCACATCTGTTGTGAAAAATAAAAACATTGCAGACTGGTCAACCGATATTTTGAAAGAATTTTTTAATGATGAAGAAATAATATGGTTTGAGCCACATAAAATAACAGAACATACAAAATTACAAAATGTAATTAACACTGCAATCGAAAATCATGAGGAACTACACGACTGCTTCCAAAGAACAAATGAAAAATTAAAACAATTAGGCTATAAACTTCAGGTTCATAAGCTCCCTATAGATGTCTTTTTTTTCCTTGAAGAAAATGGATATAGAAGAAAATTAATATATGATAAAAAAGAATTTTTATCCGTTGCTTCAGGACATAGATATACAATAAAAGAATTAAAGGAAATATTAAAATACGAACCTGAACGATTCTCTCCAAACCTTATATTACGGTGTCTCTTTCAACAATTATTATTCCCCTGTGTAATGTATATAGGCGGTCCCGCTGAAATAGCATATTGGGCACAACTAAAAGATTTGTTTACTTATTTTAACCTTTCGCTACCAATAATATATCCAAGGAAAAGATCAATTATAGTACCACCAAAAATAAAAAAATGGATGGACGAGTTTGGAATTTATTCTCAACTTAAAGAGAACAAAAGTCTCAAAATTAAAAAAGATAGTTATATTAATTTAAATGTAGAAACGGAAATAGAAATCGTAAAAAATGAGTTGATACAATCAATTCATTTATACGCAAATAAAATGAAAAAAACATTTCATACAGATATCGAGATATTCCAAAATCAAGAAGTACAATTCCTTAAAAAGATTGAATATGAGATAGAACGATACAAAAACGAACTTATAAAAATGTATATCAATAAAAACAAACAGATGCAAAACCGCATTAACGCTATTGAAAATACTATTTTACCCTTAGAAAAAGAGCAAGAACGAGTATTCTCACCTATATCTTTCATTTCTGAATATGGAAAACAATTCGTAATAAATATATTAAAAAATATAAATATTAGCTCATTTGACATAGAGGTAATTGAATTATGAATAAAATAGATGTTTTAGCTTTTGGTGCACATCCAGATGACGTTGAATTGGGGATAGGTGGGACATTGGCAAAACTTATAAAACAAGGGCTTAATGTTGGCATCATTGACCTTACAAGAGGGGAGATGGGCTCCCGTGGAACCGTTGAAGAACGATTAGAAGAGGCAAAAAATTCTGCGTCTATTTTAGGTGTATCTATACGTGAGACCTTAGCATTACCAGATACAGATATTCGGATAAACAAAGAGCAAAAACTTCCACTCATCAAAATAATCAGAAAGTACAAGCCAAAGATGATACTTGCCACAATGCCCGATGACAGACATCCAGACCATCATAATGCTCACTTTCTTATTCGTGAAGCTAATTATTTTGCTGGGGTACATAGTATCAATACGGCTCAACAACCATACCGATGTCCTTTACTATTATATTACTATCCTTACTATGAAATAAATACCCCTGATTTTATAATTGACATATCAGATTACTATGAAACAAAAATTGAGGCTTTAAATGCATACCGTTCTCAGTTCTTTAATCCCAACTATGTAGGTCCTGAAACCTTTATTTCCACAGAACGTTTTTTGAAAAGTATTCAAGACCGCTGTCTCTATTGGGGAAGCAAAATTAATGTGATGTACGGAGAAACCCTCTATAAGAAAGAACCTATACCAATAAATTTAGAATATTTGCTAAAATAAAACAATGAGAAAAAAAACACAAAAACTCAAAATAGGAATCAGTTGCTACGCATCCACAGGAGGAAGTGGCATTGTCGCAACCGAATTGGGTTTAGCGCTTGCCCAAAGAGGTCACGAAGTACACTTTGTTGTTGAACAAATCCCATTCCGATTAAGAGATAATTCTGAAGGTGTATTTTGTCATGTCGTTGAACCTATTAACTATCCAGTTCTTAAACAACCCCCATCATTTTTAACAATGGCTTCTCGAATTGCAGAAGTTGTTGAAGAAAATTCAATACAATTATGGCATGCCCATTATGCAATTCCCCATGCAAGTATTGCACTCCTCGCTAAAGAAATGCTACCACCGCCATTAAGATTTTGTCTCATAACAACCCTACATGGAACAGATATTACCATTGTAGGTGCAGACCCATCTTTATACAGGGTAACAAAACATGCAATGGAGAATAGTTGTGCAATTACTGCGGTCTCCGATTGGCTCAAAAAAGAGACTGAACGCGAATTTAACCTTTCCAAACCCATCCACAGAATTTATAATTTCATCAAACCTTCACGTTTTCAAAAAATAAAAAAAATAAACACTCCATGGCTTGATAAAAACAAAAAAACAATTATGCACATTTCTAATTTTCGAGCCGTAAAAAGAGTAACTGATGTAATCCGTGTTTTTGCTAAAGTCGTTGAACGAATAGATGCACAATTAGTCATGGTTGGTGAAGGTCCCGAACGAATTTCTTCTGTTGGCGTTGCCCGTCAATTAGGTATATTAAATAAAATAAAATATATTGGGAATTATCCACGCATAGAAGAACTACTTACCTCTGCTGATTTAGTAATTCAGCCGAGCGAACATGAAAGTTTTGGCATGGTCGCACTGGAAGCAATGTCAGCAGGTGTCCCAGTAATTGCAACTCGAAGCGGAGGAATACAAGAATTGATAGTCGATGGTGTTACAGGGTTTTTATGTGAAGTAGGGGATATTGAAACCATGGCAGATTGGGCTATACAAATTTTATTTGATGATAAATTAAAAAAAGAGATGGGCAAACATGCAAAACAAAGAGTACGAGAACAATTTAGCGATGATAAAATAATACCTCAATATGAAGAACTATATATAAACACATTAAACAAATATAAATCATAAGAAGAATAACTATGAACAAAAAAGACATAATAAGAATTGGCATTTTTTACGATGGTAATTTCTTTTTCCACGTGAGTTCATATTACCGTTACGTTCACCCTCCTAAAAAACGAATTTCTATAAGTGGATTGCATAATTTCATAAAAAATAAAATTGCAGAGTTTGAAAAGGTTGAATCTAACCTTGTTCATATAGTTACATCCCATTTCTTCCGTGGCAGATTATCTGCAAAAGATGCAGAGCTTGAAGATAGACTTTATTCCGAGCGTGTTTTTGAAGATATATTAATGAACGAAGGTGTAATAACCCATTACCTGCCAATAAAAGTAAAGAGCGACAAAAGACATGAGAGAGGCATAGATGTATGGCTTGCATTAGAAGCATACGATACTGTTATTCAGAAAAAACTCGATGTACTCGTGCTTATCACTGGTGATGCCGATTTTATTCCATTAGTAAAAAAAGCTCAATCAGCCAATGCAAAGGTAATGCTCTTAGGATGGGACTTTAAATATACAGATGAGTCAGGAGTAGATTGTTCCACAATTACCTCTGCAGAGTTATTAGAGTCCTCTACATATCCATTAAATATGCACAACTTGATTGAAAAAGGACTACAAGAGGAAGACAATGACATATTAAATCTGTTCTATGATATTAAGGAAGAACAACAAGAATCACAAACCAAAATAAAAGAATATTTTCAAGGTAAAATACACTCCTTAAAAGAAGGTTATGGTTTTATTTCATGCCAGAAATTTCCAAAAAATGTTTTCTTCCATTATTCCGCCTTAAAAAATCAAAACTTTCAAGATTTAGTAGTTGGTCAAAAAGTTGAATTTTTAGTTCATGAAGCTGACAAAGGTATTGTTGCTCAACCCGTAATTGTTATAAATAATCCAACAAATAATGATTAATTAAAATTACATTTATTAATACATTTGATTTACTCTTTAGGAAGTTCGTTGTACCAGGGCAATTCCTCTTTTTTCTCTATCTGAACACCTTTTTCAGGATACCATCTCTTATTATCAGGTGTAATTGAGACCCATTCATATTCACCTGTATCTGGATATAAGGCATATAACTTCCCTCCTTTAGGAACAAAATCACTTCCATAACCACCTAATCCTGTGGCTCTTCCATATATAAGGTCCACACCCTCAATAATGCCCGAATAATCATTTACATGGTCATGACCACATATACACGCTTTTAACCCTGGTATCTTCTTAAGATAGGCAAGCGATTCACCACGTTCTGCTTCATAACATACATTCTCAAATTTAACACCAGAAGCCACTTTACTTTCCCAAATAGTATGATATTGATATATTGGAATATGGCACACCATAAAAGTAGGAATGGAAATGTTTGCGTTGGCTTCAGCCCATTGTGAAACCCATTGTCGCTGTTCGTCTCGCAAACCAACATTATTTGAATTGAGACAAACAAATCTCCAGAGACTCTCGCCACTTGTTTTTG
It contains:
- a CDS encoding aspartate kinase encodes the protein MGAITCKFGGTSLADANCIKKVAEIIYSSHDRKYIVPSAPGKRTANDKKITDLLYLWYNIAREGLDPSEPEKIIRERFSTIVSELGLKLNINSEIDNIAKNADKYDTPDYMASRGEYLNGKIIAEYLNATFVDPASYIFFDETGSLDTKTYNILGERLQGSGLFVVPGFYGSMPDGTIKTFPRGGSDITGAIVARATKSILYENWTDVDGFCMADPRIVPNAKRIEEITYQELRELSYMGATVLHDESIYPVLEPGIPIHIKNTKNPDNPGTLIVRSRVPKGPVCGVAGLAGFSMINIEKTFMNKERGFGLKVLSVLDEYDIRWEHMPTGIDTMSIIIRNSELGNKGPLIVEAIKKRCETDDVTLTKGLAMIATVGMGMNHHIGVAARLCTALANAKVNIRVIDQGSSEMNILVGVNENDLNTAIEAIYKAFENWD
- the pyk gene encoding pyruvate kinase → MRGTKIICTMGPAIENKEMIQSLISAGMDIARLNFSHGTHESHKNMFHAIREVSNTLDKKIGIIIDLQGPKIRTGLLENHKLIELIRGKYITITTENVVGNSNIISTDYKFLPEEIHIGDRILLADGTMELKVVEITPPEVKCEIIRGGLLGERKGMNLPDIPIKIPSMTEKDWDDLDFGISLGTDYFALSFVRSANDILQVKKRLQDKSSSAKIIAKIERPEALKCIDEIIEVTDALLIARGDLAVETTLEEVPLVQKRIIRKCNQAGIPVITATQMLESMTEHPIPTRAEMTDVANAVLDGTDAVMLSAETATGKNPITVVEVMSKIIQCVENDQKYFECPFDNLCKSFSERTKISPEIQKIEDSASAVGKAVKQLTNILNIKGIACFTFSGYSALAISNTKPKVPIYALTPNDNVARQCSLYWGVQAILIPPVQTIEEMLHMVEKTLITQKYVERGDIIVIVAGYPLSVACPTNFIKVHVV
- a CDS encoding class I SAM-dependent methyltransferase; amino-acid sequence: MDKKQNTDWYIQAFDKWYPIVYQQRNEQEAKEQVNFVLSELDLSPHHKVLDLCCGYGRHIQYIKEKIPTTIGIDISTYLLRKAQESLKNTVIIVRGDIRCLPFKHNTFDAVLSFFTSFGYFANEKDNIKQIKNVYNVLKGNGLFFLDYLNPEQAINIKMNRTKRIINNYTVIETRWYDDKTKILKKKVEIFSDENTIMTTYVEHVRIYMCSELETMLKQNNFAIMKTFGDYKKNKYTELSPRLIIVSKKNE
- the bshC gene encoding bacillithiol biosynthesis cysteine-adding enzyme BshC, producing the protein MNKLYFDYLNGKNDLREFYSWLPGDSIENFLNQYLNQREKVRGNEKEENKQHINIISGQQPALLGGPFYTFYKLATLINISNHYGKIVDHHLKPIFWVHSWDHDWEEACNIHFLTYDYQIYKMNYKIEEEQKGKSLYKIDINAENIINEIETLISKVKGSEYTKEIKEFLCTSVVKNKNIADWSTDILKEFFNDEEIIWFEPHKITEHTKLQNVINTAIENHEELHDCFQRTNEKLKQLGYKLQVHKLPIDVFFFLEENGYRRKLIYDKKEFLSVASGHRYTIKELKEILKYEPERFSPNLILRCLFQQLLFPCVMYIGGPAEIAYWAQLKDLFTYFNLSLPIIYPRKRSIIVPPKIKKWMDEFGIYSQLKENKSLKIKKDSYINLNVETEIEIVKNELIQSIHLYANKMKKTFHTDIEIFQNQEVQFLKKIEYEIERYKNELIKMYINKNKQMQNRINAIENTILPLEKEQERVFSPISFISEYGKQFVINILKNINISSFDIEVIEL
- the bshB1 gene encoding bacillithiol biosynthesis deacetylase BshB1, producing MNKIDVLAFGAHPDDVELGIGGTLAKLIKQGLNVGIIDLTRGEMGSRGTVEERLEEAKNSASILGVSIRETLALPDTDIRINKEQKLPLIKIIRKYKPKMILATMPDDRHPDHHNAHFLIREANYFAGVHSINTAQQPYRCPLLLYYYPYYEINTPDFIIDISDYYETKIEALNAYRSQFFNPNYVGPETFISTERFLKSIQDRCLYWGSKINVMYGETLYKKEPIPINLEYLLK
- the bshA gene encoding N-acetyl-alpha-D-glucosaminyl L-malate synthase BshA, encoding MRKKTQKLKIGISCYASTGGSGIVATELGLALAQRGHEVHFVVEQIPFRLRDNSEGVFCHVVEPINYPVLKQPPSFLTMASRIAEVVEENSIQLWHAHYAIPHASIALLAKEMLPPPLRFCLITTLHGTDITIVGADPSLYRVTKHAMENSCAITAVSDWLKKETEREFNLSKPIHRIYNFIKPSRFQKIKKINTPWLDKNKKTIMHISNFRAVKRVTDVIRVFAKVVERIDAQLVMVGEGPERISSVGVARQLGILNKIKYIGNYPRIEELLTSADLVIQPSEHESFGMVALEAMSAGVPVIATRSGGIQELIVDGVTGFLCEVGDIETMADWAIQILFDDKLKKEMGKHAKQRVREQFSDDKIIPQYEELYINTLNKYKS
- a CDS encoding NYN domain-containing protein produces the protein MNKKDIIRIGIFYDGNFFFHVSSYYRYVHPPKKRISISGLHNFIKNKIAEFEKVESNLVHIVTSHFFRGRLSAKDAELEDRLYSERVFEDILMNEGVITHYLPIKVKSDKRHERGIDVWLALEAYDTVIQKKLDVLVLITGDADFIPLVKKAQSANAKVMLLGWDFKYTDESGVDCSTITSAELLESSTYPLNMHNLIEKGLQEEDNDILNLFYDIKEEQQESQTKIKEYFQGKIHSLKEGYGFISCQKFPKNVFFHYSALKNQNFQDLVVGQKVEFLVHEADKGIVAQPVIVINNPTNND
- a CDS encoding metallophosphoesterase; translated protein: MSSMKITRRFFIVSSVSAGTAIVSSSKASARNETSKSPVGMEKSNTVSENKYTLTISGNEKSIKLLQFTDIHFNPYRKDKNIDKTTEEIIKKLIDLTQPHLIAITGDVWNENAFGRGLSYLETAVEFFGSLGVPWLYTWGNHDKLSDYTKGHDILAKGKNSMYRGGIAEGNYEVIVAKTSGESLWRFVCLNSNNVGLRDEQRQWVSQWAEANANISIPTFMVCHIPIYQYHTIWESKVASGVKFENVCYEAERGESLAYLKKIPGLKACICGHDHVNDYSGIIEGVDLIYGRATGLGGYGSDFVPKGGKLYALYPDTGEYEWVSITPDNKRWYPEKGVQIEKKEELPWYNELPKE